One window from the genome of Paramormyrops kingsleyae isolate MSU_618 chromosome 3, PKINGS_0.4, whole genome shotgun sequence encodes:
- the ninj2 gene encoding ninjurin-2 codes for MTATRGRVDLQPERLAPINMNHYATKKSVAESMLDVALLMANASQMKAMLEQGPGFKYYIAVLVLIGVSLLLQILAGALFVVMAFKNLNNVANQRKLDIINNIATGLVFLTVIINIFITAFGVQKAAQYPN; via the exons CCTGAGCGGCTGGCCCCTATCAACATGAACCACTATGCCACCAAGAAGAGTGTGGCAGAGAGCATGCTGGATGTGGCGCtgctgatggccaatgcatcaCAGATGAAGGCCATGCTGGAGCAAGGACCCGGCTTCAAGTACTACATCGCTGTTCTGGTGCTGATTGGGGTCTCCCTCCTCCTTCAGATCCTGGCAGGGGCTCTCTTTGTGGTCATGG cttTTAAGAATCTCAATAATGTTGCCAACCAGAGGAAGCTGGATATTATAAACAACATAGCTACTGGACTAGTGTTCTTAACTGTGATTATTAACATCTTCATCACTGCTTTTGGAGTTCAGAAGGCTGCACAGTATCCCAACTGA